One genomic region from Enterobacter hormaechei ATCC 49162 encodes:
- the yeiB gene encoding DUF418 domain-containing protein YeiB, whose translation MERNVTLDFVRGVAILGILLLNISAFGLPKAAYLNPAWYGDITRSDAWTWAILDLFAQVKFLTLFALLFGAGLQLLLKRGTRWIQARLTLLVILGFIHGLLFWDGDILLAYGLVGLICWRLIRDAPGVKSLFNTGVMLYVMGLCVLLLLGMIAGGATSRSWIPDAANLQYEQFWKLKGGMEAIGNRADMLGDNLLALGAQYGWQLAGMMLMGAALMRTGWLKGEFSLRHYRRTGAGLVLLGVIINLPAVIVQWHLQWDYRWCAFLLQVPRELSAPFQTIGYAALIYGFWPQLSRLWIVSAVACVGRMALSNYILQTLICTTLFYRFGLFIKFDRLTLLAFVIPVWIVNVVFSVVWLRYFRQGPLEWAWRQLTARASGVSLRNTSR comes from the coding sequence ATTTTGTTCGCGGCGTCGCCATTCTCGGTATCCTGCTGCTGAATATCAGCGCCTTCGGTCTGCCGAAGGCCGCCTATCTGAATCCTGCGTGGTATGGCGACATCACGCGCAGCGATGCCTGGACGTGGGCAATTCTCGATCTCTTCGCACAGGTGAAATTCCTGACCCTCTTTGCGCTTCTGTTTGGCGCGGGACTTCAGCTTCTCCTCAAACGCGGTACACGCTGGATCCAGGCGCGTTTAACGCTGCTGGTTATCCTCGGCTTTATTCACGGGCTGCTTTTCTGGGACGGCGATATTCTGCTCGCGTATGGTCTGGTGGGCCTGATTTGCTGGCGCCTGATCCGCGACGCGCCCGGTGTAAAAAGCCTGTTTAACACCGGCGTAATGCTCTATGTCATGGGACTGTGCGTGTTATTGCTGCTCGGCATGATTGCCGGTGGCGCCACCAGCCGTTCGTGGATCCCGGATGCGGCTAACCTGCAATATGAGCAGTTCTGGAAGCTGAAAGGCGGCATGGAAGCGATCGGCAACCGGGCCGATATGCTCGGCGATAACCTGCTGGCGCTGGGGGCGCAATACGGCTGGCAGCTGGCGGGGATGATGCTGATGGGGGCCGCCCTGATGCGCACCGGCTGGCTGAAAGGGGAATTTAGCCTGCGTCACTATCGTCGTACGGGAGCAGGGCTGGTGCTGCTCGGTGTGATCATCAACCTCCCGGCGGTGATTGTGCAGTGGCATCTTCAGTGGGATTACCGCTGGTGCGCGTTCCTGTTGCAGGTGCCGCGCGAACTGAGCGCGCCGTTCCAGACCATTGGCTATGCGGCGCTGATCTATGGCTTCTGGCCCCAGCTTTCTCGCCTGTGGATCGTCAGTGCGGTGGCCTGCGTTGGGCGGATGGCGTTAAGCAATTACATCCTGCAAACGCTGATATGCACCACGCTTTTCTACCGATTCGGCCTGTTTATTAAATTCGACCGACTCACCCTACTGGCGTTTGTTATTCCGGTCTGGATTGTTAACGTGGTGTTTTCGGTTGTCTGGCTGCGTTATTTCCGCCAGGGCCCGCTGGAATGGGCATGGCGACAGTTAACCGCCCGTGCTTCGGGCGTGTCATTGCGTAATACATCCAGATAA